Genomic DNA from Streptomyces sp. PCS3-D2:
CGTCCTCGCCGACCCCCAGGGCGGCACCTTCTCGGTGATCAGGGCGACGGCCCCGGAGCAGCCCTCCTGACCCGGTCGGCCTGACCGGTTCCCGGTCACCCCGAGCGCGAGCCCCCCGGCTGATCACGAGGGTCGGGGGGGCGATCCGGCACCCGCCCTCGGAGGACTTTCGCGGCCGTCCGGCCGCGGGGCGGGGGCACGAGATCTCCGTCGGGGTGTGTGACCAACACCATCGGGGCTTGCGCGGAGGGCAAACGGCAGGGAAAGTTCGAGTGAATCCGGCAGTGGGCCGGAACGACGCGGTCTTCGAGAGGTGACGACAGGATGGGCGGCCTTTCCCGCATCCCGCTTCCGGCCGGTGTTCGCCGCGTCGCCCGCGCCGCCCTGCGCCGCCCTGCGCTGGTGGGCCGGCAGCCCGCCGCGTCGCAACGGGAACGCATCGCCGCGGCAGGTCCCCGGGAGCCGTCCAGGTCCCGCGAGGACGAACTGCTGGAGGCCCTGCCCGGAGTGATCCGGTATCGCGGGCGACTGGCCCACGTCCGTGACGACCTGCTGCCGCCCGACGTACGGGAGGCCAATCTGCGCATCGCCGCGGAGGCGCTGGAGGCGGGCGGCGTCGCGTACGGGCTCGTTCCCGACGGCGGCCCGGCCCACCGGGTCGCGATCGCCCCGGGTGACCGCGATGCCGCGCTCAAGGCCTGGGCCCACGCGTGCGCGGGCCTGCCGGTGTACGCGCAGTTGCTGGGCGACGGCGGGGAACTCGGCGAGGTCCTGGCCGAGTCGCTGCCGGACGCGGTCGCGGCCAAGGAGGCCGCACACCCGCAGACCGGCGGTCCGGCCGACGGGAACCAGCACCCGCCGGTCAGGGGAGTCCGGCTGTTCATGCCTGCCGTGACCTCCGGTCGCACCCTCTACTACGGCCCCGACCACGGCTGCGACCTGGAGTTCTGGGATCCCTCCGATTCCGGTTCCGGGGGTGTCGCGGCCCTGCGCGAATGCCCCTACGGGTGGTGGCTCCCGTCTCTGACGGCGACCGCCACACGCAAGGTGGGCAGCCGCGACTATCCGGTGATCGACGATCTGGACCGCCGGTTCCCGCACGACATCGACTTCCCCGTCGACGCGGTGATCACCTGGGTGGACGCCTCGGACCCCGCCTGGAGAAGCCGCCGGGACGCGGCGGCGGCCGGCACGGACGACGGCGCACGATCCGGTGTCGACCACGCCGAGCACCGCTACCGCGACCGCGGCGAACTCCGCTACTGCCTGCGCTCCATCGCCGCCTACGCACCCTGGATCCGCCGCGTCTTCCTGATCACCGACCACCAGGTCCCGTCGTGGCTGGCCGTCGACCACCCCGGGATCACCGTCGTCGACCATGCTGCCCTCTTCGCCGAGGGCGACCACCGGTCGGTGTTCAATTCGCATGCCATCGAGAGCCGGTTGCACCGCGTACCCGGCCTCTCCGAGCATTTCCTCTACTTCAACGACGACATCTTCCTGGGCCGCCCGCAGCAGCCCCAGAACTACTTCCTGCCTTCCGGGCTGCCCAAGGTGTTCCACGACTCGCGGGCCGTGCCGCCGGGTCCGCCGGACGGCACGGACGACGTGTTCACCGCCTCGCAGAAGACCACCCGGCAGGCGGTCGAGGAGGCCGTCGGCCGCACGTACCCGCACATCCTGGCCCACACGCCCTACCCGCTCAGCCGGTCCCTCTTCGGCCACGTCGAGGACACGCTGCCCGGTCTGCTCTCGGCCACCAGCCGCTCGGTCTTCCGCAGCGCCACCGACGTCGCCCCGGTCACCCTCGCGTCCCACCTGGGTCTGGCGGCCGGCCGGGCCGTCACGGGCGAACTCTCCCACGCGTACGTCTCCACCGGCCGCGCCGACGAGATCGAGCGACTGCCCGATCTGGTGCGGGACCGATGGCCGGACGCGTTCTGCCTGGCCGACGACGAGAGCACCACCGTCACGGCTCTCGAACAGCAGCGGGTCGTCACGGCCTTCCTGGAGGCGTACTTCCCGGTTCCCTCGCCGTACGAGAGGGCCTGACCCGGTCGGCGCAGGCTTGTCCGATGCGGACCGGGTCGGCGCGGACCTTGCCGACGCGGGCCCAGCCGTCCGAGCCCGGCCGATGCGGGCCCCGTACGGCCGCTGCCGTACACCCCGTTGACCGGAG
This window encodes:
- a CDS encoding stealth family protein; this translates as MGGLSRIPLPAGVRRVARAALRRPALVGRQPAASQRERIAAAGPREPSRSREDELLEALPGVIRYRGRLAHVRDDLLPPDVREANLRIAAEALEAGGVAYGLVPDGGPAHRVAIAPGDRDAALKAWAHACAGLPVYAQLLGDGGELGEVLAESLPDAVAAKEAAHPQTGGPADGNQHPPVRGVRLFMPAVTSGRTLYYGPDHGCDLEFWDPSDSGSGGVAALRECPYGWWLPSLTATATRKVGSRDYPVIDDLDRRFPHDIDFPVDAVITWVDASDPAWRSRRDAAAAGTDDGARSGVDHAEHRYRDRGELRYCLRSIAAYAPWIRRVFLITDHQVPSWLAVDHPGITVVDHAALFAEGDHRSVFNSHAIESRLHRVPGLSEHFLYFNDDIFLGRPQQPQNYFLPSGLPKVFHDSRAVPPGPPDGTDDVFTASQKTTRQAVEEAVGRTYPHILAHTPYPLSRSLFGHVEDTLPGLLSATSRSVFRSATDVAPVTLASHLGLAAGRAVTGELSHAYVSTGRADEIERLPDLVRDRWPDAFCLADDESTTVTALEQQRVVTAFLEAYFPVPSPYERA